A genomic segment from Pseudomonas sp. M30-35 encodes:
- a CDS encoding RNA polymerase sigma factor codes for MKLAVSESKEVDDASLLRRYRQGDAEAFAQLYQRHRLGLFRFLCGLCGDSTLAEEIFQETWLSIVRSQSEQREAVLFKTWLYQIARNRLIDYWRKHGKRDALLDEYDEQQHAQEDSQPGPEQQISLSQDQQRLQLALDDLPAEQREVFMLRAQGELELHEIAELTRTPAETVKSRLRYAMQKLRRLLSDSATEEVSV; via the coding sequence GTGAAATTAGCTGTTTCTGAATCCAAGGAAGTCGATGACGCCAGCTTGCTGCGGCGTTATCGACAAGGTGATGCCGAGGCCTTTGCGCAGCTTTACCAGCGCCATCGCCTCGGCTTGTTTCGTTTTCTGTGCGGTTTATGCGGTGACTCGACCTTGGCCGAGGAGATTTTTCAGGAAACCTGGCTAAGTATAGTGCGCAGCCAATCGGAGCAGCGCGAGGCGGTTTTATTTAAAACCTGGTTGTACCAAATCGCCCGTAACCGGCTGATCGATTACTGGCGCAAGCATGGCAAGCGCGATGCGTTGCTCGACGAGTATGATGAACAACAGCATGCACAGGAAGACTCGCAACCTGGACCTGAGCAGCAAATCAGTTTGAGCCAGGACCAGCAGCGCCTGCAATTGGCTCTGGATGATTTGCCAGCAGAGCAACGCGAGGTGTTCATGCTACGTGCGCAGGGTGAACTGGAACTGCACGAAATAGCAGAGCTGACGCGTACCCCGGCTGAAACGGTCAAAAGTCGCTTACGCTACGCGATGCAAAAGTTACGTCGGTTGCTGTCTGATTCAGCCACCGAAGAGGTCTCTGTATGA
- a CDS encoding enoyl-CoA hydratase/isomerase family protein, whose protein sequence is MQLPDLKTLLINLEQGVLTVTLSRPESRNAMSLNMVEELTQVFNQLSQEPAVRVIILRGAGGHFCAGGDIKDMASARAVGADAYRDLNRAFGTMLEHAQQLPQVVIAVLEGAVLGGGFGLACISDIAIAADDAKFGLPETTLGILPAQIAPFVAKRIGLTQARRLALTAARFNGQEAARLGVVHFSEASADAVEQRLDECLQQIKRCAPQANAATKALLLNTELQPLGQLLDDAAQAFADAVVGAEGVEGTMAFVQKRTPGWAV, encoded by the coding sequence ATGCAATTGCCTGACCTGAAAACACTGCTTATAAACCTCGAACAGGGCGTGCTGACGGTGACGCTCAGCCGACCAGAGTCGCGCAACGCCATGAGCCTGAACATGGTTGAGGAGTTGACTCAAGTGTTCAACCAGCTCTCTCAGGAGCCCGCTGTTCGAGTCATTATTTTGCGCGGTGCTGGCGGCCACTTTTGTGCAGGTGGCGACATCAAAGACATGGCCAGCGCGCGGGCCGTCGGTGCCGATGCCTACCGTGATCTGAACCGTGCATTTGGCACCATGCTTGAGCACGCGCAGCAGTTACCGCAAGTGGTTATTGCGGTGCTGGAAGGCGCAGTCTTGGGCGGTGGTTTTGGTCTGGCCTGCATCTCCGATATCGCCATCGCTGCGGACGATGCCAAGTTTGGCTTACCCGAAACCACGCTGGGCATCTTGCCTGCACAAATCGCCCCATTCGTGGCTAAACGCATAGGCCTGACCCAAGCCCGGCGCCTCGCTCTGACCGCCGCACGCTTCAACGGTCAAGAGGCCGCACGCCTGGGTGTGGTGCACTTCAGTGAGGCCAGCGCCGATGCAGTCGAGCAGCGCCTCGACGAATGCCTGCAACAAATAAAACGTTGTGCGCCACAAGCCAATGCAGCAACCAAAGCCCTGCTTCTCAACACTGAACTGCAGCCGCTTGGACAATTACTGGATGACGCCGCACAAGCGTTTGCTGATGCAGTGGTTGGCGCTGAAGGGGTCGAGGGCACGATGGCGTTCGTACAAAAACGCACACCGGGCTGGGCAGTATGA
- a CDS encoding biotin/lipoyl-containing protein, translating to MDGAIVDVRVEQGSHVTKGQLLVVLEAMKMEHPLKASIDGVVKRVQVSQGEQVKNRQLLIEIQAHDADVLAN from the coding sequence ATGGACGGTGCAATTGTCGACGTGCGGGTTGAGCAAGGCAGTCACGTCACTAAAGGTCAGTTACTCGTGGTACTTGAGGCGATGAAGATGGAACACCCGCTAAAAGCCAGTATTGATGGCGTGGTCAAACGCGTACAGGTAAGCCAAGGTGAGCAGGTGAAAAACCGCCAACTGCTGATCGAAATTCAAGCGCATGACGCCGATGTGTTGGCGAACTAA
- a CDS encoding PLP-dependent aminotransferase family protein — protein sequence MTNLLLYQRIAQQLAEDIRRGVYQPGERVPSVRKMSTQLSVSHATVLQAYANLEDQGLIRARPQSGYYVHQTPALTAPTPDVARVERPSLVTRSSIINQVLDESRREGVFPLGAAVPNIDYLPARALHQQLAKVTRFQSARAFNYMFSPGYEPLRRQVAIRMRDAGVVVDPSEVVITHGCVDALQMSLRVLTKPGDLIATESPTYYGLLQLADLLGLKVIEIPSDPTTGISLEALQLAASQWPIKAMVLTPRLSNPLGGTIPEDRQKQLLRLAENFDIQIVEDDIYGELMFEQGPTKALKSNDREGRVVYCSSFSKTLSPGVRIGWIIAGKYQDEIQRLQTFSTHSACSVTQMTVAAYLENGGYDRHLRYIRQEYRKNLSAFQLAVQQYFPEGTQMTRPKGGFILWVSLPARVNTKDLHTRALQQGISIAPGLIFSNTEQFNHCVRINCGVPWNREAERAVMTLGMLATQLCQEVQPEQIN from the coding sequence ATGACCAATCTGTTGCTCTATCAACGTATCGCCCAGCAATTAGCTGAGGATATTCGCCGGGGTGTTTATCAGCCTGGAGAGCGCGTGCCATCGGTGCGTAAGATGAGCACTCAGCTCAGTGTCAGTCATGCCACGGTGCTACAGGCATATGCCAACCTTGAGGACCAAGGGCTTATACGTGCGCGCCCGCAGTCGGGTTATTACGTTCACCAAACGCCTGCACTGACTGCACCAACACCTGATGTAGCGAGGGTAGAGCGGCCAAGCCTTGTGACCCGCAGCAGCATCATCAATCAGGTGCTGGATGAGTCCCGCCGTGAAGGTGTGTTTCCGCTGGGCGCGGCAGTCCCGAATATCGACTATCTACCAGCTCGGGCACTGCATCAACAGTTGGCCAAGGTCACCCGTTTTCAGAGTGCGCGGGCCTTCAACTACATGTTCAGCCCGGGTTATGAGCCGCTACGCCGCCAGGTTGCGATCCGTATGCGTGACGCCGGGGTGGTGGTTGATCCATCAGAGGTTGTAATCACTCACGGCTGCGTGGATGCGTTGCAAATGTCACTGCGCGTGCTGACTAAGCCCGGTGACCTGATCGCCACAGAGTCGCCGACCTATTACGGCTTGCTGCAACTGGCTGATTTGCTCGGTTTGAAAGTGATCGAAATTCCCAGTGATCCAACCACTGGTATAAGCCTTGAAGCGCTACAGTTGGCTGCTAGCCAGTGGCCAATCAAAGCGATGGTGCTGACTCCGCGCTTGAGTAACCCGCTGGGCGGGACTATTCCTGAGGACCGGCAGAAGCAGTTGCTCAGGCTTGCCGAGAACTTTGATATCCAGATTGTCGAGGACGATATCTATGGCGAGTTGATGTTCGAGCAGGGCCCGACTAAAGCCTTGAAGTCGAATGATCGTGAAGGGCGGGTGGTGTACTGCTCAAGCTTCTCGAAAACCTTGTCGCCTGGTGTTCGTATCGGCTGGATTATTGCCGGTAAATATCAGGATGAAATTCAGCGGTTACAGACATTCTCAACCCACTCGGCGTGCAGCGTTACGCAGATGACGGTGGCTGCTTATTTGGAGAATGGTGGCTATGACCGACACTTGCGTTATATCCGTCAGGAATATCGCAAGAATCTCAGCGCCTTCCAACTGGCGGTGCAGCAGTATTTCCCTGAGGGCACGCAAATGACCCGCCCCAAGGGTGGCTTCATTCTATGGGTGAGTTTGCCGGCGCGGGTTAACACCAAAGATTTGCACACCCGAGCCTTGCAGCAAGGTATCAGTATCGCACCGGGACTGATCTTCAGTAACACTGAGCAGTTTAACCATTGCGTGCGGATTAACTGCGGTGTGCCATGGAATCGTGAGGCCGAGCGCGCGGTGATGACCTTGGGCATGCTTGCCACGCAACTGTGTCAAGAGGTTCAGCCAGAGCAAATAAATTGA
- a CDS encoding DUF4398 domain-containing protein — MINRLIPASLALLLLAGCANDPVPTEQMRLTEQAIEQATAVGATSEDASMQLALSKQQLAQAALLNEQYKEARVLAEQAELDAREAESRVLATRSTEQLLELNKRINSMRKQLGYQL; from the coding sequence GTGATTAATCGACTCATTCCCGCCTCGTTGGCTTTGTTGCTGTTGGCTGGCTGTGCCAACGATCCCGTACCTACCGAGCAAATGCGTTTGACCGAACAGGCGATCGAGCAGGCAACCGCTGTCGGCGCCACGTCTGAAGATGCCTCGATGCAATTGGCGTTGAGCAAGCAACAACTTGCCCAGGCTGCGCTGCTGAATGAGCAGTACAAAGAGGCGCGAGTTCTGGCTGAGCAGGCCGAGTTAGATGCGCGCGAGGCTGAGTCGCGGGTATTGGCAACAAGAAGTACAGAACAGCTTTTGGAACTTAATAAGCGCATTAACAGTATGCGTAAGCAACTGGGGTATCAGTTATGA
- a CDS encoding OmpA family protein, translated as MNQLSPLVISAGLALVLSGCASSQQASNQALEAARASFQSVKENSNVLRSAPKDVIRASESLARADRLSNYWGSEADVEHYAYLSQRYSAIAQQKSELMLNQEREAKLELERQRVQLALREAKMLSLHEQSNLLGDQMISLATTETERGLIITLGDVLFDAGHADLKASSNRTILKVVQFLQLNPRRIVRIEGYTDNSGDDAHNLELSRARAQAVADVLTDLGIDAERISVTGLGDSFPVAENASVKGRAQNRRVEIVFSDEQGRLGESR; from the coding sequence ATGAACCAGCTGAGCCCGCTTGTCATCAGCGCAGGATTGGCACTTGTGTTGAGCGGCTGCGCCAGTTCGCAGCAGGCTAGCAATCAGGCATTGGAGGCCGCCCGTGCGAGCTTTCAGTCGGTTAAAGAAAACTCCAACGTGCTGCGCAGTGCACCAAAGGATGTGATTCGTGCGAGTGAATCGCTGGCACGAGCGGATCGTCTGTCGAATTACTGGGGCAGCGAAGCTGATGTTGAACATTACGCTTATCTGAGCCAGCGCTACAGTGCGATCGCTCAGCAAAAGAGCGAACTGATGCTTAATCAGGAGCGTGAAGCCAAGCTGGAGCTTGAGCGTCAGCGCGTACAGTTGGCCTTGCGCGAAGCGAAAATGTTAAGCCTGCACGAGCAGAGTAATTTGCTCGGCGACCAGATGATCAGCCTGGCTACGACAGAAACCGAACGCGGTTTGATCATCACTCTGGGCGATGTGCTATTCGATGCCGGTCATGCTGACTTGAAAGCGTCGTCCAACCGAACAATTCTCAAGGTTGTGCAGTTCTTACAGCTCAACCCACGACGCATTGTGCGCATTGAAGGTTATACCGACAACAGTGGTGATGACGCGCATAATCTCGAATTGTCGCGCGCTCGTGCGCAGGCTGTAGCGGATGTGCTGACTGACTTGGGCATCGACGCTGAACGCATCAGCGTTACCGGCTTGGGCGACAGTTTTCCGGTTGCCGAAAACGCCTCGGTCAAGGGGCGAGCGCAGAATCGCCGGGTTGAGATTGTGTTTTCTGACGAACAGGGCCGCTTGGGCGAAAGCCGCTAA
- a CDS encoding alpha/beta fold hydrolase yields MKKILLALILTIAAAGAVLYVFPATLMASIQLIGQTVAGLSSKQLEVADLSIHYYEGGPKDGETILMVHGFGADKNNWLQFADYFTKRYHVIALDLPGFGESSKPHASYDVGTQAERIAAFTQALGIKRLHIIGNSMGGHIAALYAARYPQQVASVALLDNAGIDAPHKSELYQRIEQGKPNPLVVNNAQQFDELINFVFYKAPALPERLKHYMAEQAIANSPLNKQIFSQLRERYIPLEPELAKIEAPTLLLWGDHDRVLDVSSIKVMQPLLKHPSVVVMKDCGHVPMIERPGETAEHYQAFLDKVARTTANASR; encoded by the coding sequence ATGAAAAAAATTTTACTCGCCCTGATCCTGACCATTGCTGCAGCCGGCGCAGTGCTCTACGTATTCCCGGCGACGCTTATGGCAAGTATTCAGTTGATCGGCCAGACGGTTGCTGGCCTTTCGAGCAAGCAACTTGAAGTGGCTGATCTTAGCATTCATTACTACGAGGGCGGCCCCAAGGATGGCGAAACCATTCTCATGGTCCATGGTTTTGGTGCAGACAAAAACAACTGGCTGCAATTCGCTGATTATTTCACCAAGCGCTATCACGTAATCGCGCTCGACCTTCCCGGCTTTGGCGAAAGCAGCAAGCCGCACGCCAGCTATGACGTAGGCACCCAGGCTGAGCGCATAGCGGCGTTCACTCAAGCGCTGGGTATCAAGCGGCTGCACATTATCGGCAACTCTATGGGTGGGCATATAGCCGCACTTTATGCAGCGCGCTACCCGCAGCAAGTTGCCAGCGTCGCCTTGCTGGATAACGCAGGCATCGACGCGCCGCACAAAAGCGAGCTGTATCAGCGTATCGAGCAAGGCAAGCCCAATCCGTTGGTGGTCAATAACGCTCAGCAGTTCGATGAACTCATCAACTTTGTGTTTTATAAAGCTCCCGCGCTGCCTGAACGGCTAAAGCACTACATGGCCGAGCAAGCCATTGCCAACAGTCCGCTGAATAAACAGATATTCAGCCAATTGCGTGAGCGCTATATTCCGCTTGAGCCGGAGCTGGCGAAGATCGAAGCGCCAACCCTGCTGCTCTGGGGAGATCACGACCGCGTGCTTGATGTGTCGAGCATTAAAGTTATGCAGCCCCTGCTCAAACACCCAAGCGTGGTGGTGATGAAGGATTGCGGGCATGTGCCAATGATCGAACGTCCCGGCGAAACGGCCGAGCATTACCAGGCGTTTCTCGACAAGGTTGCCCGTACCACAGCCAACGCATCACGCTGA
- a CDS encoding long-chain-acyl-CoA synthetase: MSNSDLITPLHFLRRLPQQLPDLPRRLLGLYYTRISNREKKLSLAWALQCTVDKYPQRPALIDEQRSVTYAELNAWANRIAATLKTEGVRSGSVIVVMLENRIELLAILAAISKLGAASALINTTQRGKVLAHSLNLVKPGFMVIGEELIPSIDDVESLLEYPSIPRYWIADQDCLQDTGVAPHGWLNLLEQAHGQPGINPVESYQVQMKDPCFLIYTSGTTGMPKASILSHGKWIKAYGGFGHSGLTLNCNDVLYLTLPCYHNNAVTVCWSAAIAGGAAIALRRRFSASAFWTDVQRYQATCFGYIGELCRYLLNQPECSNEKNNSLRCMIGNGLRPAIWQTFKDRFGIEQVTEFYASSEGNIGFTNVFNFDNTVGFSPATFAIVKYDLENDTVVRNAKGFLQKTKKNVPGLLISEITDKWPFDGYTDTDKSEKVILRDVFKKGDAWFNSGDLMRDIGCKHAQFVDRLGDTFRWKGENVSTTEVESSLSAYPGVEDAVVYGVEIPGTNGRCGMAALRFNPESSFDGVELAKFLDAELPSYAVPVFIRVLDQVETTGTFKYKKTDLKTAGYDPERVKDALFIRLPGSKSFTSLTAELYQAIVAEQYRF; the protein is encoded by the coding sequence ATGAGTAATTCAGATTTAATAACCCCGTTGCATTTCCTCCGTCGCCTGCCTCAACAATTGCCGGACCTGCCGCGTAGGCTGTTAGGACTTTATTACACGCGCATAAGCAACCGTGAAAAAAAGCTTTCGCTGGCTTGGGCATTGCAATGCACAGTCGACAAATACCCGCAGCGCCCAGCCCTGATCGATGAGCAACGCTCAGTCACCTACGCCGAGCTTAATGCGTGGGCGAACCGCATCGCGGCAACCTTAAAAACCGAGGGCGTACGCAGTGGTTCGGTGATCGTGGTGATGCTCGAAAATCGGATTGAGCTGCTGGCAATTCTCGCCGCGATTAGCAAGTTGGGCGCAGCCTCAGCGCTGATCAATACCACCCAACGCGGCAAGGTATTGGCGCACAGCCTGAATCTGGTCAAACCCGGTTTTATGGTGATCGGCGAAGAGTTGATACCTAGCATCGATGATGTGGAGTCACTCTTGGAGTACCCCTCCATCCCTCGCTACTGGATTGCAGACCAGGACTGTCTACAGGACACCGGCGTTGCTCCGCACGGCTGGCTCAATCTATTAGAACAAGCGCATGGCCAGCCGGGTATTAATCCTGTTGAAAGTTATCAGGTGCAGATGAAAGACCCGTGCTTTCTGATCTATACCTCCGGCACAACAGGTATGCCCAAAGCCTCGATTTTAAGTCATGGCAAGTGGATCAAAGCATACGGCGGCTTTGGTCACTCGGGCCTGACCCTCAACTGCAATGACGTCCTGTATCTGACGCTACCCTGCTATCACAACAACGCCGTGACCGTTTGTTGGAGCGCAGCTATTGCAGGCGGCGCGGCGATTGCGCTTCGCCGACGGTTCTCAGCCAGCGCGTTCTGGACTGACGTACAGCGCTATCAGGCAACATGCTTCGGCTATATCGGTGAACTATGCCGTTATTTGCTCAACCAACCTGAGTGCTCGAACGAGAAGAACAATAGCTTGCGCTGCATGATCGGCAACGGTTTACGGCCCGCTATTTGGCAGACCTTTAAAGATCGCTTCGGGATTGAGCAAGTCACCGAGTTCTATGCCTCAAGTGAGGGCAACATTGGTTTTACCAATGTCTTCAACTTTGACAATACCGTGGGGTTTTCACCGGCCACGTTCGCCATCGTCAAATACGACTTGGAGAACGACACAGTCGTGCGCAACGCCAAGGGCTTTCTGCAAAAAACCAAGAAAAACGTACCCGGCCTGTTAATCAGCGAGATCACAGATAAGTGGCCATTTGACGGCTATACCGATACTGATAAAAGTGAAAAGGTTATTTTGCGCGATGTGTTCAAAAAGGGGGATGCCTGGTTCAACAGCGGTGACTTGATGCGCGACATCGGCTGTAAGCATGCCCAGTTTGTCGACCGTCTCGGCGATACCTTTCGCTGGAAAGGTGAAAACGTTTCAACCACCGAAGTTGAAAGCTCGCTGAGTGCTTATCCCGGCGTTGAGGATGCGGTGGTCTACGGAGTCGAAATTCCTGGCACCAATGGCCGGTGCGGCATGGCCGCGTTGCGTTTCAATCCTGAGTCGAGTTTTGACGGCGTTGAACTGGCTAAATTCCTGGATGCCGAGCTTCCGAGCTACGCTGTACCGGTGTTCATTCGCGTGCTTGATCAGGTCGAAACAACAGGTACTTTCAAATACAAGAAAACCGATCTCAAGACAGCTGGCTACGACCCAGAGCGAGTCAAAGACGCGCTGTTTATCCGCTTGCCCGGCAGCAAGAGCTTTACCTCCCTCACCGCAGAGTTGTATCAAGCAATCGTTGCCGAGCAATACCGTTTCTAA
- a CDS encoding VWA domain-containing protein, protein MLAPIRCPQSLVYGFTGSLLIALTGCSYETPESTKSASSNTAYVVREQVNPASAPALHKQASDELMQVSEYAARQRLSVEPLANNQPYILPAPVDARATAYAEHDREQYQHYPKNPVFAVAQAPVSTFSIDVDTGGYANVRRLLNQGQLPQADAVRLEEMVNYFSYTYPDRHKDAPFALSTEVAQTPWNSQSLLLRVAIKAKDRSVAELAPANLVFLVDVSGSMARREGLPLVQSTLKLLVEQLRPQDRVSLVVYAGSSSVVLAPTSGSDKSTIRAAIDKLQAGGSTAGESGIELAYQQAQKGFIKQGINRILLATDGDFNVGISDFDALKRLAASKRKSGISLTTLGFGTGNYNERLMEQLADAGDGNYAYIDNMREARKVLVDQLSSTLAVVAKDVKIQVEFNPAQVSEYRLLGYENRALQREDFSNDKVDAGEIGAGHSVTALYEIVPRGKRGWLEPLRYQAATAQPDKQPVNDELAMLRLRYKAPEQTTSRLLEVPIAKPDRVVSITKASEDLRFAAAVAAFAQQLQGGQYTQQFTLKDSAELARAAKGDDRSGLRAEFIQLVELAQSLQTSTPDVAINRVE, encoded by the coding sequence ATGCTCGCTCCAATTCGTTGCCCCCAATCACTGGTTTATGGTTTCACCGGCTCGCTGCTCATTGCATTGACCGGTTGCAGCTACGAGACGCCCGAGTCTACAAAGTCGGCCTCAAGCAACACTGCGTATGTTGTCCGTGAACAGGTAAACCCGGCATCTGCCCCAGCCCTGCATAAACAGGCCAGCGATGAGCTTATGCAGGTTTCTGAGTACGCAGCAAGACAGCGGCTTTCAGTTGAGCCGTTAGCGAACAACCAGCCTTATATATTGCCAGCGCCGGTTGATGCCAGAGCCACCGCTTATGCGGAACATGACCGTGAGCAGTACCAGCATTATCCGAAAAATCCGGTGTTCGCCGTTGCACAGGCGCCCGTGTCGACCTTCAGTATTGATGTTGATACGGGAGGTTACGCAAACGTGCGCCGACTGCTTAATCAAGGTCAGTTGCCGCAGGCCGATGCGGTGCGCTTGGAAGAGATGGTTAATTACTTCTCTTACACATACCCTGACAGACATAAAGATGCACCGTTCGCGCTGAGCACTGAGGTGGCACAAACGCCATGGAATTCGCAGAGTTTGTTGCTGCGTGTGGCGATCAAGGCTAAGGACCGTTCAGTGGCCGAGTTGGCACCTGCTAATTTGGTGTTCCTAGTTGATGTCTCCGGCTCGATGGCCCGGCGCGAAGGCCTACCGTTGGTGCAGAGCACGCTGAAGCTCTTGGTTGAGCAGTTACGACCGCAAGATCGCGTTTCACTGGTGGTCTATGCCGGCAGTTCAAGTGTCGTGCTGGCACCGACTTCCGGCAGCGATAAATCCACCATTCGTGCCGCTATCGACAAGCTCCAGGCGGGAGGCTCAACCGCGGGTGAATCTGGGATTGAGCTGGCGTACCAGCAAGCGCAGAAGGGCTTTATCAAACAGGGCATCAACCGCATTTTGTTGGCGACCGATGGCGATTTCAATGTCGGGATCAGCGACTTCGATGCGCTAAAGCGTCTTGCGGCCAGTAAGCGCAAAAGCGGTATATCACTGACAACTCTGGGCTTTGGAACTGGTAATTACAACGAGCGTTTGATGGAGCAATTGGCTGATGCCGGTGACGGCAACTATGCCTATATCGATAATATGCGCGAGGCGCGAAAAGTATTGGTAGATCAGCTCAGTTCAACCCTTGCGGTGGTCGCCAAAGATGTAAAAATCCAAGTAGAGTTCAATCCTGCGCAAGTCAGCGAATACCGCTTGCTGGGCTATGAAAATCGCGCATTGCAGCGTGAGGATTTTAGCAACGATAAGGTTGATGCCGGTGAGATCGGAGCGGGCCATAGTGTGACTGCATTGTATGAGATTGTTCCGCGTGGCAAGCGTGGCTGGTTAGAGCCTCTGCGCTATCAAGCAGCGACCGCTCAGCCAGACAAACAGCCAGTGAACGATGAACTAGCCATGCTACGCCTGCGCTACAAGGCACCTGAGCAAACAACTAGTCGTTTACTCGAAGTGCCGATCGCCAAGCCAGATCGGGTGGTATCGATAACCAAAGCCTCTGAGGATTTGCGCTTTGCGGCAGCGGTCGCAGCCTTTGCCCAACAATTGCAGGGCGGTCAATACACCCAGCAATTTACCCTGAAAGACAGTGCTGAACTGGCGCGTGCGGCCAAAGGTGATGATCGTTCTGGTTTGCGCGCTGAATTTATTCAGCTGGTGGAATTAGCGCAGAGCTTGCAAACTTCAACCCCTGACGTGGCCATTAATCGAGTTGAGTGA
- a CDS encoding ABC transporter substrate-binding protein, translating to MLDRHLLKSWVLAISCLSASCLTFAEGSCERLVATGDPNNPPFMWRDPQNPKQLIGAQADMLRKVAKDLGVGMDVLYSRSWKNAQDEVRTGRVDLLAGVELKSASLEDLDYIYPSVYSHDTVVWVRNILSFPYLEWADLRDRKGAKATDALSPAFNDYAKANLNIEQDANLSQVFQRLMLGEVDYVLAEREPSLARAATMGLQDDLLPLSPPIEGRPMYWALSHNSACNDGWLRGQLAKKMTELAASELPASLLEKNLQLWKQQQSEPASAPKP from the coding sequence ATGCTTGATCGTCACTTGCTAAAATCCTGGGTACTGGCCATCTCTTGCTTGAGTGCTTCTTGCCTGACTTTTGCCGAAGGTTCTTGCGAGCGTCTCGTCGCGACGGGTGACCCGAATAACCCGCCATTCATGTGGCGCGATCCGCAAAATCCTAAGCAATTGATTGGCGCTCAAGCCGATATGCTGCGCAAAGTCGCTAAAGACCTTGGTGTAGGCATGGACGTTTTGTACAGCCGCTCCTGGAAGAACGCGCAAGATGAGGTCCGCACTGGGCGGGTCGATCTGCTGGCGGGTGTTGAGCTCAAGTCTGCTTCGCTCGAGGATTTGGATTATATCTATCCCTCTGTGTACAGCCACGACACCGTGGTTTGGGTGCGCAACATTCTTAGCTTCCCGTATCTCGAATGGGCTGATCTGCGTGATCGCAAAGGCGCTAAGGCCACTGATGCGTTGAGTCCGGCCTTCAATGACTACGCCAAAGCCAATCTGAATATTGAGCAGGACGCCAACCTCAGTCAGGTCTTTCAGCGGTTGATGCTGGGTGAAGTTGACTATGTGTTGGCTGAGCGCGAGCCGAGCTTGGCGCGTGCAGCTACCATGGGCCTGCAGGATGACCTGTTGCCGCTGTCGCCGCCGATTGAAGGCCGACCGATGTATTGGGCGCTGTCGCATAACTCAGCCTGCAATGACGGATGGTTGCGCGGACAGTTGGCCAAAAAAATGACAGAATTAGCCGCGTCCGAGTTGCCTGCGTCACTGCTAGAGAAAAACTTGCAGCTTTGGAAGCAGCAACAGTCGGAACCTGCCAGCGCGCCTAAACCCTAG
- a CDS encoding NAD(P)-dependent oxidoreductase — protein sequence MSLSGKTLFITGASRGIGREIALRAASEGANIVIAAKSAEPHAKLPGTIHSVAEEVSAAGGKALALQVDVRDEEAVKHAMEQAATHFGVIDVLINNAGAIKLLGVEHLPPKRFDLMYQINTRAVMVCSQAALPYLKKSSNGHILNLSPPLNLDSKWFAQHGPYTVTKYGMSMLTLGMSEEFKKYSISVNSLWPQTMIATAAIEFELGSRDVFKRARTPLIMADAACAIIRSDKRSISGRLLIDEEILREQGQTEFEHYRYDKQGGSLIADLFLD from the coding sequence ATGTCATTGTCAGGTAAAACCTTATTTATCACGGGCGCCAGCCGTGGCATCGGTCGCGAAATTGCGCTACGGGCGGCCAGCGAAGGCGCCAACATTGTGATTGCAGCCAAGAGCGCTGAACCACACGCCAAACTGCCGGGCACTATTCACTCAGTCGCCGAAGAAGTTTCAGCTGCTGGCGGTAAGGCACTGGCACTTCAAGTTGATGTACGCGATGAAGAAGCAGTCAAACACGCCATGGAGCAAGCCGCCACACACTTTGGCGTTATTGATGTACTGATCAATAACGCCGGAGCGATCAAGCTACTTGGGGTTGAACATCTGCCGCCCAAACGCTTCGATCTGATGTACCAGATCAATACCCGAGCGGTCATGGTGTGTAGCCAGGCGGCTCTGCCCTACCTGAAAAAAAGCAGCAATGGCCACATCCTTAACTTGTCGCCGCCATTGAACCTTGACAGCAAATGGTTTGCTCAGCACGGCCCATACACTGTGACCAAGTACGGTATGAGTATGCTGACTTTGGGCATGAGTGAGGAATTCAAAAAATACTCAATTAGCGTCAACTCTTTGTGGCCACAAACGATGATCGCAACTGCAGCGATTGAGTTTGAATTAGGCAGCCGCGATGTATTCAAACGCGCCCGCACTCCATTGATCATGGCCGACGCCGCATGCGCGATTATCCGCAGCGATAAGCGCAGTATTAGCGGGCGTTTATTGATCGATGAAGAGATTCTTCGCGAACAAGGACAAACTGAGTTCGAGCACTACCGTTACGATAAGCAAGGTGGTTCGTTGATCGCCGACTTGTTTCTCGATTAA